A section of the Salmo trutta chromosome 4, fSalTru1.1, whole genome shotgun sequence genome encodes:
- the LOC115191551 gene encoding relaxin-3 receptor 1-like, giving the protein MNELAMQPNDSAQILVPEVCEQVLEDNAGLGYGGSTGNLSLRCWLHFLSKESILELQGDGSSITVRVMIALVYSVVCALGLVGNSLALYLLHSRHSQKQSSINCFVMGLALTDLQFVLTLPFWAIDTALDFRWPFGKVMCKIISSVTIMNMYASVFFLTAMSVARYYAVTSALKMHSRRTAAASAKWISLGIWVVSLLATLPHAIYSTSAQLYDEELCLVRFPESGSWDPQLLLGLYQLQKVLLGFVIPLVVITVCYLLLLRFVLSQRISGAASSEGSEGRHKRRSKVTKSVAIVVLSFFLCWLPNQALTLWGALIKFDLVHFSNAYYNVQNYTFPLTVCLAHTNSCLNPVLYCIIRREYRAGLKELLHATPSFRSLANLLPRKAKVAEAPPVMMLVQMDV; this is encoded by the coding sequence ATGAATGAGTTAGCCATGCAACCAAATGACAGTGCGCAGATCCTGGTACCAGAGGTGTGTGAGCAGGTACTGGAGGATAATGCAGGACTGGGTTACGGTGGCTCTACTGGCAACCTGTCGCTGCGCTGCTGGCTACACTTCTTAAGCAAGGAATCTATACTGGAGCTACAGGGAGATGGTTCCAGCATCACAGTGCGTGTAATGATAGCTCTGGTGTACTCTGTCGTGTGTGCCCTGGGGCTAGTGGGGAACTCTCTGGCACTCTACCTGCTTCACTCACGCCACAGTCAGAAGCAGTCCTCAATCAACTGCTTTGTAATGGGCTTGGCTCTCACCGACCTGCAGTTTGTTCTCACGCTCCCCTTTTGGGCTATTGACACGGCTCTGGACTTCCGCTGGCCCTTCGGCAAAGTAATGTGTAAGATCATCAGCTCCGTGACCATCATGAACATGTACGCCAGCGTCTTCTTCCTGACTGCCATGAGTGTGGCGCGATACTACGCAGTGACCTCGGCCCTCAAGATGCACAGCAGGCGGACGGCGGCAGCCAGCGCCAAGTGGATCAGCCTGGGCATCTGGGTAGTGTCGCTGCTAGCCACCCTGCCCCACGCCATCTACTCCACTAGTGCCCAGCTATACGACGAGGAACTGTGTTTGGTGCGATTCCCTGAGTCAGGCAGCTGGGACCCTCAGCTGCTCCTGGGGCTGTACCAGCTACAGAAAGTACTGCTGGGCTTCGTTATTCCCTTGGTGGTCATCACTGTGTGCTATCTGCTGCTGCTGCGCTTCGTGCTGAGCCAACGCATCAGTGGAGCGGCCAGCTCAGAGGGCTCGGAAGGCCGCCACAAGCGCCGCTCCAAAGTAACCAAGTCGGTGGCCATCGTGGTGCTGTCCTTTTTCTTGTGCTGGCTGCCCAATCAGGCGCTGACGCTGTGGGGCGCGCTGATTAAGTTTGACCTGGTGCACTTCAGCAACGCATATTACAACGTCCAGAACTACACCTTCCCGCTGACTGTGTGTCTGGCTCACACCAACAGCTGCCTCAACCCTGTGCTCTACTGCATAATCCGCCGTGAGTACCGCGCGGGCCTCAAAGAGCTGCTGCATGCCACACCCTCCTTCAGGAGCCTGGCCAACCTGCTACCCCGCAAGGCCAAGGTGGCAGAGGCTCCCCCTGTCATGATGCTGGTCCAGATGGATGTCTAA